A genomic segment from Amyelois transitella isolate CPQ chromosome 15, ilAmyTran1.1, whole genome shotgun sequence encodes:
- the LOC106139756 gene encoding protein regulator of cytokinesis 1 codes for MITHPPISEDVNSLFNEVLQEISDNIRNMMQELWLKWSHLGVDDGTKFNNIAKLVQIEKELHRDVISETRQKVLKMEAQVEKLKEESKELSKCLSVEITIPECGEDMMLVDYKKLLEEQIAGYRDQMEKRRMKMDRLLEWQQDLSQKLAVTINMLNEGPPLPSEEDLERLKDHLEDLQSERDKRAEIFLTTQVDIKDIMEKLQVKPSTSFEKAVVGSLSVDFIVSDRNMNELAKLRQKLQEQYEQTNNRVLELRERLSKLWDCLEEDHIYRENFLQAHPGCNPQTEAAIKEEIKRCEKIKRQKIQVFVANMRTKIKLMWDNIMYSPQQRQEFLHYYQDIFTEDTLTLHEMYLDKITAYYNDNKNIFDLITTRKNLWLKMTELDARASDPARYNNRGGQLLKEEKERKAICSNLPKIEAQLEELVNEYEAKTGNTFTVEGKPLLQLIEEEWETRKVERHNKVSARRAGATPGTPSLRSLATSPLGKRNRTAAGLAHTQDRNRPPAKRQLITGSATKAVSSIANNLSALRRTAISTVKRRVSGRLAARIVAEGKPENAKRKLDYGGDGKKTPRVNGSILKHKRTSTGKRRSVGRKSMNGTRSTAGSQEEPKDPLMETTLMTTYTDFKDRINEKQISRSSLAVNGQPHFPIPTIIHPTIDEKTTPTTPKKTPRTKTPLTPKIGKENLQHNHLVTPKSNLLYTPTRLTRSALKLNDDGFATPRAPLSANKMNVQRQNTVTSMSVKTTPNGNVSRSKSHTHLVRAKNRPPLI; via the exons ATGATCACCCACCCACCCATATCAGAAGATGTGAATTCGCTTTT CAATGAAGTCCTCCAGGAGATATCGGATAACATCCGGAACATGATGCAGGAACTCTGGCTGAAATGGTCTCACCTTGGTGTGGATGACGGCACCAAGTTCAACAACATAGCCAAGTTGGTGCAGATTGAGAAGGAACTGCACCGGGACGTCATATCAGAGACCAGACAGAAAGTGCTCAAAATGGAGGCGCAAGTGGAGA AGCTGAAGGAGGAATCTAAGGAACTGAGTAAATGTCTGTCAGTGGAAATCACCATACCGGAGTGCGGTGAGGACATGATGCTGGTGGATTATAAGAAGTTGTTGGAGGAGCAGATTGCTGg gtACAGAGATCAAATGGAGAAGCGTCGTATGAAGATGGATAGGCTTTTGGAGTGGCAACAGGACCTCTCTCAGAAGCTGGCAGTTACCATAAACATGCTGAACGAGGGTCCTCCCTTGCCCTCCGAGGAGGATCTAGAGCGGCTGAAGGACCATCTGGAAGACCTGCAATCGGAGAGGGACAAGAGGGCAGAGATTTTTCTGACAACGCAAGTTGATATCAAGGACATTATGG AAAAGCTGCAAGTCAAGCCAAGCACATCATTCGAGAAAGCGGTGGTGGGGTCCCTGTCTGTGGATTTCATAGTGTCTGATAGAAACATGAACGAGCTGGCTAAGCTGAGGCAGAAACTGCAGGAGCAATATGAACAGACCAACAATAGG gTTTTGGAACTCCGCGAGCGCCTTTCCAAACTGTGGGACTGCCTAGAAGAGGATCATATATACCGGGAGAACTTCCTGCAGGCCCACCCCGGGTGCAACCCGCAGACTGAGGCTGCCATCAAGGAGGAGATCAAGCGGTGCGAGAAGATTAAACGTCAGAAGATACAG GTGTTCGTGGCCAACATGCGAACTAAGATCAAGCTGATGTGGGACAACATAATGTACTCTCCGCAACAAAGGCAGGAGTTCCTGCATTATTACCAGGATATATTCACTGAGGACACACTGACGCTACACGAGATGTATTTGGATAAGATCACTGCGTACTACAATGATAACAA GAATATCTTCGACCTGATAACGACTCGGAAAAACCTCTGGCTGAAGATGACTGAATTGGACGCTCGTGCGTCCGACCCGGCGCGTTATAACAATCGCGGCGGGCAACTGCTGAAGGAGGAGAAGGAGAGGAAGGCTATCTGTAGCAAT TTGCCTAAGATAGAGGCGCAGTTGGAAGAGTTGGTGAACGAATACGAAGCTAAGACTGGAAACACTTTCACCGTGGAAGGAAAACCCTTATTGCAGCTTATCGAGGAAGAATGGGAGACCAGGAAAGTG GAGCGTCACAACAAAGTATCTGCTCGTCGAGCGGGCGCTACGCCGGGCACTCCGTCGCTCCGCTCGCTCGCCACGTCCCCGCTCGGCAAGCGGAACCGCACCGCCGCCGGGCTCGCTCACACACAAGACAGGAACAG GCCGCCAGCGAAGCGACAACTTATAACGGGCAGCGCTACGAAAGCGGTCAGCTCAATCGCCAACAATCTATCCGCGCTCAGGAGGACGGCTATATCTACGGTTAAGAG GCGTGTAAGTGGTCGCTTGGCTGCTCGTATCGTGGCGGAGGGCAAGCCCGAAAATGCGAAGAGGAAGCTGGATTACGGGGGCGACGGGAAGAAGACGCCTAGGGTTAATGGCAGCATACTGAAACATAAGCGCACG tccaCGGGGAAACGTCGCAGCGTCGGCCGCAAGTCTATGAACGGCACTCGATCCACCGCCGGGTCCCAGGAGGAACCCAAGGACCCCTTGATGGAGACTACTTTGATGACCACCTACACAGACTTCAAG GATCGTATCAATGAGAAGCAGATCAGCCGCAGCTCATTGGCCGTCAACGGTCAGCCCCACTTCCCGATCCCCACGATCATCCACCCCACCATCgacgaaaaaaccacgcccaCCACCCCAAAAAAAACTCCGAGGACCAAAACGCCCTTAACCCCTAAAATAGGCAAAGAGAACTTACAACACAACCATTTAGTCACGCCGAAAAGCAACCTCCTTTACACACCCACAAGGTTAACCCGCTCCGCTTTGAAATTGAACGATGATGGCTTCGCTACACCCAGGGCGCCACTTAGCGCGAATAAAATGAATGTTCAAAGACAAAACACTGTAACTAGTATGTCGGTGAAGACCACGCCTAATGGCAATGTAAGCAGGTCGAAATCTCATACGCATTTGGTGCGAGCCAAGAATCGGCCACCTCTCATCTGA